The nucleotide sequence ATCCGCTACATCAACAACTCCCTCCCTACACGTAAGAATATGGCAAGATGGGGATTATCACAAAGTCCTGATTGCTCCTTTTGCCTTAATCCTGAATCACTCCTTCATGTTGTCGCTGGTTGTCGACAGTACGTTGATCGCTTTACCTGGAGACACGTATacctatacgtagcgagatttacaattgtacattcaaaaacacaaataaagtttccattattattattaaaaaaagcgATCTTTTGGAACAAACTCGTGCAGTAGCtcttgccacgcaggctaactaCACGAATACCAACATAAAAGATAGAGCTGCCAGGCACTTGCATTTGATTCCGTTCCAGCGCATTATGATATGCAGTCTCTTTTAGCAGGGTCCAGATGTAAAGAGTATGAGAGAAATTTGCTCAATAGCCTTTAGTGGAATTATAGCCTGCATGGCAAGGCGttggaaacagaaaaaaaagaaaaatgcggcacgcaaaaaaaaacggaaagaaCGTGCAACAGAAGATTTTTCCCATTCCTCGATCTCGTAGACAAACCCAGCAGTTGGAAACACTCTGTCGAACTTActtgtagatgaaaagtaacGTTATTTTAGGATTTTGACCGCAGACTTAAAACTTAGAACTTCATATGATATTAGGTTTGACTCaaaacttttctttgttttttttccctgaTTATGACATCCCAGGAAGGCAGACGACAGGATGTTATGGAGAGATTTAGAGAGCTTCTTTCGCAAATAGCCACACATGAAAAACAACTCGAATCTGCCAAGAAAACGGGCGAAGAATCTGTTAAGAAAAAAgatgcacagatgaaaagagTTCTAAGGAGAACAGAAGCCCAAAGGGACGCTCAGTAGCGGGCAAGGATCCCAAGAAGTCCACAACAGTGAACAATCGCTCCATCTGATACACCATAGAGTCAGGGAAGTCTCGTAGATTAACCATAATCTTGGCATCAGGGGACAGCATCCTTCTACTCCATTGAATCCTTCTTGCGAGCAGCTTGCACATGTCCTGTACAGTGAAGACCTCCCAGTTAATGGAATCGATGGCGAGATCTATCTCAATGATGGGATTGATCAATCCAAGCGATTTCATCTTACTCAGGCCCACTGGAGTAGTCTTGGTGTCAGGGATACCGTCATTCACCGCTTCGATAACTTCAGTGAAGGCAAACAAGTTGCTGACGTCTTCTCCTCTGTCCACGAGCTCACGAAGGAAGGTGTCGTCGACCCGTGTCATGTGTGAGAAGGCTGCTACGATGATAAACTTGAATCCACATTTTTGCACCTCGTTGTAAATCTTCCACTTGTTTTCTAGCGTGTGTCCTCTGAGTTGACCCACGGTACTCTCACGGATTGAGTTGTCCAGTACAATCAAGTCCAGGTCTTTCAGTCTAGCTCGTTTGCATTTCTCCTGGGCAATGTTCTCACCGACTTCTTTTATTACGTCTCCAAATGGCATATTTCACTGAGTTGAAAGCTGCAAAATATTTACGGAAAACATACTTAGAGATACTGGCTTCCAAGTTATACTCTGTATGTCTAGTAAGTTACCCTCTAACAATAAGACTAGCACTCTTTATCTTCTTTGGGTGGACAACAGACCATTTTACACTTCTCTGCTCCGTGACCTGGTCTTAAGATCCGGCAGCGAGGCCGTAGGTGACCTAGCTTTGATACAGGCCTCTCTGCTTTTGTAATAATGAATAAGacctttatttaccctcggcagtgtTTAAAGCGCAAGTGCTAGTGGGGCCGACCAAACAACTGAAACAAATATTTCCAATTGAACATAACAttgttaagaatcccaactggcaggaggccaACTAGTTCTCATGTCAATGCACCTAATAAGCATTAAACAACTTGATTTGCACAAAAAAGCAGTGAGGCcttatcaaaacaaggtcacctcAAGCCTCTTTGCCATTCAAAGGCCAGGTCAATGAGCAGAAAACTGTAAAATCGTCtattaatttagaaaaaaacaCAGTTTCGAAACAGCCGGTATATATGATAATTACAGCGTTTTTTCTGATGACTATTAGAAACGTAGAGACGAAGGCCTAAAAACGGAATTGTTGAAAGACCTTGAAACTCCCACCATTCTAAAAATGTCGAGGATCCGTTACCGGGATTGATcataataaaattatatatgtctggatttatgaaaacgGTGCTAAAGAGCCCTACCCCTGTAACCCCTATATTACCTGGATCTCTATAAACTATCATGCCGCTTCCAAGCCATGAAAACGGGACAAAAATAGAGACATGACGGCAATAAAAGGA is from Porites lutea unplaced genomic scaffold, jaPorLute2.1 SCAFFOLD_37, whole genome shotgun sequence and encodes:
- the LOC140925441 gene encoding uncharacterized protein; the encoded protein is MPFGDVIKEVGENIAQEKCKRARLKDLDLIVLDNSIRESTVGQLRGHTLENKWKIYNEVQKCGFKFIIVAAFSHMTRVDDTFLRELVDRGEDVSNLFAFTEVIEAVNDGIPDTKTTPVGLSKMKSLGLINPIIEIDLAIDSINWEVFTVQDMCKLLARRIQWSRRMLSPDAKIMVNLRDFPDSMVYQMERLFTVVDFLGSLPATERPFGLLFSLELFSSVHLFS